The nucleotide sequence GCATCCAGTCGTCGCCGCGGGTGGCCGAGTAGCCCTCGTTGAACACGAGGTAGACGACTTCGAGCACGGACGAAAGCCGCGCGACGCGCTCGTCGCCCTCCGGCACCTCGAAGGGCACCTTCGCCGCGGCGAGGGCCTTCTTCGCGCGGACGATCCGCTGGGCGATCGTCGATTCGCGGACCAGGAAGGCGCGGGCGATCTCGTCGGTGGTGAGGCCGCCGAGCATGCGCAGCGTCAACGCGACCCGCGCCTGCGTGTTCAGCACCGGGTGGCAGGCGACGAACAGCAGGCGGAGGACGTCGTCCTCGATGTGGTCGTCGAGCGCGGCGTCGAAGTCGGGCAGGACGCCTTCGCCGAGCCGCTGGTCGCGGCCGACTTCCTCGAGCTTCTCGGCGTACCGCTCGTTGCGGCGGAACTGGTCGACCGCGCGGCGCTTGGCGATGGTCATCAGCCACGCGCCGGGGTTGCGGGGGACACCGGAGTCCGGCCACTGCTCCAGCGCCGCGACCAGCGCGTCCTGCGCCAGTTCTTCGGCCAGACCGACGTCACCGCGGGCCATCCGGGCCAAGCCCGCGATGAGCCGCGGCGACTCGATCCGCCAGACCGTCTCGACCGTTCTCCGGGCGTCCGCAACCGTCACCCGGCCATCAGACAGGGTGATCTTCCGCGGTGCAACCCACTACTCGCCGATCGGGCGGATCTCCAGCACTCCCTCCCCCGGGCCGAGGTTCGGGACCTGCTTCATCAGCTCGACGATCTCGCCGAGGGACTCGCCCCTGAGCACCCAGAATCCCGCGATCAGTTCCTTGGTCTCCGCGAACGGGCCGTCGATGACCTTGGGCTCCGCGTCGCCTTCGAACAGGACGCGCGAGCCGTCCGCGCTGGACGTGAGCCCCTCGGCGAGTTCCATCCGCCCCTCGGCGACCAGCCGCTCGTTGAACTTCGTCATCTCGGCCAGCTCTTCGGCACCGGGCTGGAACCCGGCCGCCTCCGATTCGGGGCTGGCCTTCACGATCACCAGGAACCGCACGGCGTCACGCCTGCCCTGCGGACTGCGCCCGCAGCCGGCTTTCCAGGTCGGCGACTTCCGGCGTCATGTTCTCGAAGTCGGCCGCCTCGGCGACGCGGCGGATCTCGACCTCACCGGCCTGGCCGTCGGGGTTGGGCATCCGCTTGATCCACTCGATGCACTCTTCGCGGTCGCGGCACTGCAGGATCCAGAAGCCGCCGACGAGCTCCTTGGTCTCGGCGAACGGACCGTCGACGACCTTGGGCTCCTCGGTGCCGGAGAAGACGACCCGCGCGCCCTGCGAGCTCGGTGTGAGCCCTTCGCCGGCGAGCAGGATGCCGGCCTTGACCAGCTCTTCGTTGAACTTCCCCATCTGCTCGAGCAGCTCGGCGCTGGGGCCCTGGCCCGCTTCGGAGTCCTCGTTCGACTTGACGATCACCATGAACCGCATCGCGGTCTCCCTTCGTTCGCTTTGCCTACGCGTCGAACGGCCGGGCGCCGGATCGACAGCTTCCGAGAAAAAGTTTTGGCGCCGGAAAAGTAGCAGCTCAGGGCCCGGTCGGGAGGACAATCCGGACAGGGGATCACCGACTGCGGCGGTAGGCTCCCGGTCTGCAGCAGACCGGGGAGGGTGACGTGGTGGAGCGCATACGGCAGGGGAAGCGCCGGTACATCGTCCACCTGCCGGCGGACCAGCGCGGCCAGGCACGAAAGCCCGGCTTCCCGGTTTGGGACACCTCCCTGCGACGAGTCCGAAGCCGCTACCCTCGCGCCGTCGAGATCTGGCGGGCCAACGAAGACCGGCCGCAGCTGCGGCGCCGGCCGGCGCAGGCCGGCCGCCTGGTGCGGCACGGGGCAGCGGCCGTGTGGCGGTGGATCCGCAACCGTGACGCCAAGCCCTGGTGAGGTGCCGGCCCCGGCTAATCTGCCGTGGTGGCGGTACTCCCCGACGATCTCTCCTCCGCGCTCGACGACGAGCTGGCCCGGCACCCCGTGGGCCGGCTGACCCAGTCCGTCGACCGGCTCAGCGCGCGCTACCGCCAAGGTGACGCGGCCACTTCGCCGATCCTCAGCTCCGAAGCCGACGTCGCCGCGTACGCGGGCTACCGCATGCCCGCGACCTATGCCGCCGTGCACGCTGTGCTCGCCGAAGCCGCGTTGCGCGCTCCCGGCTTCCAGCCGCGTACCCAGGTCGACGTCGGCGGGGGGACCGGTGCCGCCGTGTGGGCGGCCGCGGCCGTGTGGCCTTCGCTGACCCGGTGCACCGTGGTGGAGCAGGTGGCCGGGGCCATCGGGCTCGGCAAGCGGCTCGCCTCGGGCGCCGGACGGGCCGCGGTCCGGGATGCCGAATGGCGGCGCGGGTTCGTCGATCCCGCCGCGCCGGCGCCGGAAGCCGACCTCGTCACGCTCTCCTACGTGCTGGGTGAGCTGCCGGAAGCCGGCCGGGCCGACGTCGTGCGCTGGCTGGCCGCCGAGTCCGGCACGGTCGCGCTGATCGAGCCCGGCACGCCGGCCGGCTACGAGCGGATCCGCGCCGCCCGCGCGCAGCTGATCGGACTCGGCCGGCACGTCGTCGCGCCGTGCCCGCACGATGCCGCGTGCCCGATCGTGCCCGGCGAGGACTGGTGCCACTTCGCCGCGCGGCTCCCCCGCTCGGGACTGCACCGGAAGCTCAAGGCGGGCACGCTCGGGTTCGAGGACGAGAAGTTCGCCTACGTCGTCGCGTCGCGGAGCGCGACCGTGGCCGAGCGGCCGGACGCGCGGATCATCCGGCACCCCAAGAAGCACAAGGGCTGGGTGGCGCTCGACCTGTGCACGCCGGACGGCCTGAAGCCCAGCGTCGCCGTCTCGAAGAAACAGGGCCCGCGCTACCGGGCGGCCCGGGACGCCGAGTGGGGCGACGGCTGGTCGTCCACCTAGGGCATCCGGACCGTCCGCAAGAAGGCCGGGAGCAGCCACGGCCGCGGGCCGCCGATCCGCACGCCGCCGAGCAGGGCCGCGCGGAGGCGGGAAATCCGGCCGAACATCATCGGCACCAGCACCGCCGGGTCGAACCGCAGCCGGACGTCGGCGGTGCCGTCCGGCTCCTCGCAGCGCAGCTTTCCGTGCTGGAGCGCCAGTACCGCCGGTCTCGTGTACGCCGACCGGAACTCCACCGCGATGCGACGCGGCGACGGCGTCGCGTCGTCGAGGAGGTGGCCCATGCCGCCCGAGACCATGCCGAACAGGAACAGCTCCAGGAACAGCGCTTCGAGCCGCGCGGGGATGCGCCACGGCTGCCCGATGGCGCGGGCGATGTCGAGGCCGTGGATCAGCATTTCGTTGACCAGGTGCGCGAGGACGCCCGCCGCCGGCACGCGGGAGCCGCCCAGCCACCAGACCGGCTTCTCCGGGTCGAGGTCCGCGCTGACCAGCAGCACCTCGGCGATGTCCGCGCGCAGGCGCGTGGCCAGCCGGACCGGGTCGCGCTCCGGGTAGAGCTCCAGCGCGAGCGCGTTCATCCGGGAGATCGTGTCGACGCTCGCCGCGTAGATCGGCTCTTCGAGACCCGGCAGCGGCAGCGGGCCGCCGTCGCCGCGGATCATCGCCGTGTACATCAGCGCGATCATCCCCACGTGCGACGCCGCTTCGGCGATCGACCACTCGCCGAGGGCTCTCACGTGCGGGTCTCCGACGCCGGTCAGCAGGTCCGCGAACCGGCCACCGACCTCGGGCAACGCCGCGCGCACCTGGTGCCACTGTTCGATCGTCACGGCTTCCGACGCTAACCCGCGAGCACGCCGGTCCGGATCTCCGAAGGTGCGGTTATCTTCTGGGCATGGCCCGGATCCTGCCCCGGTCGACCCGGTGGCGGGTCGCCCTCTTCGCCGCCCTCGCGTCGGCTGTCGTGCTCGGTCTCGGGTCGTACTGGTTCGTGCGGTCGCTGCGCAGCGGTCTGGACCTCGCCGCGGTGCGGGTGGCCAACGAAAAGGTCGCCGCCATCGCGGGCCTGCTCGAGGCCGGCGTGTCGCCCACCGAAGTGGCCGGGCAGCTGAACTACGGCGGCTACCGGATCAGTCTCGGCAAGGGGAAGGACAGCGGCTGCCCGGAGCGCCTGGACCAGGGCGGGACTGTCGTCGGGAAGGCGCGGGTGCTGGGTCCCGGCTGCGTGGTGGGGATGCCGTTCCCGATCGACGGCGGCATCGAGTCGGTCACCGGGACCAAAGGCGGAAAGTACTTCGTCCAGGCGCAGACCGCGCTCGACCCGGTCGGCCTCGAGACCGTGGCCAATGCCGAGCAGCTCCTCTGGGGCGGGGTCCCCGCGGCGGCGCTGTTCATCGGGGGCGTCGCCTGGTTCGCCGTGCGCCGGTCGCTGCGCGCGGTCGGCGCCCTGCGCGCCGAGGTCGACGGCATCCGCGCGCGGGACCTCGGCCGCCGCGTCCCGGTGCCCGACTCCGGCGACGAGATCACCGAACTGGCCGTCACGATGAACGCGATGCTGGCCCGGCTCGACCGGTCGGTGCAGCGGCAGAGCCAGTTCACCGCGGACGCGTCCCACGAGCTGCGCACGCCGCTGGCGTCGATGCGCACCCAGCTCGAGGTCCAGCTCGCCCACCCGGATCGGCTCGACTGGCGCCACAGCTTCGAAAACGCGGTGCTGGACGTCTCGCGGATGGAGACGCTCACCGGGGACCTGCTGCTGCTCAGCAAGCTGGACATCGATCAGCCGGCCGGGAGCACGCGGATCGCGCTGGCGGACCTGCTCACCGAGCACCTGGCCGCGCGGCTCCCGCGTGACGGCGTCGAGGTGCGCACCGAGATCCGCGCCGATCCGGTGGTCCAGGGGCACGCGGGACGCCTGGAGCGCGTGCTGCGCAACCTCGTCGACAACGCCGAGCGGCACGCTGCGAGCCGCGTGACGATCACGCTCACCGAAGCCGGCGGCCACGGCGTGCTGACCGTCCGGGACGACGGCCCCGGCATCCCGGCCGAACACCGCGAGCGCGTCTTCGACCGGTTCGTCCGCCTCGACGACGACCGTGCGCGCGAAGACGACGGCGGTTCCGGGCTGGGCCTGGCGATCGCCGCGGAGATCGCGCGGACGCACGGCGGCACGCTGCGCGTCGCCGAGAGCACCTCCGGCGCCTGCCTGGAGCTGCGCTTACCGCTTGCCTGAAGACCTCTTCAGCCGGCTTAAGCTTCGGTTCAGCGTGGCCGCACGAGCATCCCGCCATGCTGATCGACTTCGCGCCGGCTCCGGCGCGCACGCGCGAACGCCGCGCGGTCCCCCACGTCGTCGCCGCGGTCGCCTTCACCGGGTACGCCGCTTGGTCGCTGCAGCGGCTGCGGACGTTCGACGCGAG is from Amycolatopsis mediterranei and encodes:
- a CDS encoding RNA polymerase sigma factor; translated protein: MTVADARRTVETVWRIESPRLIAGLARMARGDVGLAEELAQDALVAALEQWPDSGVPRNPGAWLMTIAKRRAVDQFRRNERYAEKLEEVGRDQRLGEGVLPDFDAALDDHIEDDVLRLLFVACHPVLNTQARVALTLRMLGGLTTDEIARAFLVRESTIAQRIVRAKKALAAAKVPFEVPEGDERVARLSSVLEVVYLVFNEGYSATRGDDWMRPALCEEAMRLGRVLAGLMPGESEVHGLVALMELQASRAKARTGPNGEPVLLLDQDRSRWDRFLIQHGLAALTLSEQIAEGAYGPYSAQAAIAACHARARTAEETDWVRIAALYEGLGKLQPSPVIELNRGVAVAMAYGPAAGLAIVDAVAGEAALKDYHLLPSVRGDLLEKLGRLDEAEQEFRRAAEMTENSRERELLLNRAKTVSR
- a CDS encoding YciI family protein codes for the protein MRFLVIVKASPESEAAGFQPGAEELAEMTKFNERLVAEGRMELAEGLTSSADGSRVLFEGDAEPKVIDGPFAETKELIAGFWVLRGESLGEIVELMKQVPNLGPGEGVLEIRPIGE
- a CDS encoding YciI family protein: MRFMVIVKSNEDSEAGQGPSAELLEQMGKFNEELVKAGILLAGEGLTPSSQGARVVFSGTEEPKVVDGPFAETKELVGGFWILQCRDREECIEWIKRMPNPDGQAGEVEIRRVAEAADFENMTPEVADLESRLRAQSAGQA
- a CDS encoding small ribosomal subunit Rsm22 family protein, whose translation is MVAVLPDDLSSALDDELARHPVGRLTQSVDRLSARYRQGDAATSPILSSEADVAAYAGYRMPATYAAVHAVLAEAALRAPGFQPRTQVDVGGGTGAAVWAAAAVWPSLTRCTVVEQVAGAIGLGKRLASGAGRAAVRDAEWRRGFVDPAAPAPEADLVTLSYVLGELPEAGRADVVRWLAAESGTVALIEPGTPAGYERIRAARAQLIGLGRHVVAPCPHDAACPIVPGEDWCHFAARLPRSGLHRKLKAGTLGFEDEKFAYVVASRSATVAERPDARIIRHPKKHKGWVALDLCTPDGLKPSVAVSKKQGPRYRAARDAEWGDGWSST
- a CDS encoding maleylpyruvate isomerase family mycothiol-dependent enzyme translates to MTIEQWHQVRAALPEVGGRFADLLTGVGDPHVRALGEWSIAEAASHVGMIALMYTAMIRGDGGPLPLPGLEEPIYAASVDTISRMNALALELYPERDPVRLATRLRADIAEVLLVSADLDPEKPVWWLGGSRVPAAGVLAHLVNEMLIHGLDIARAIGQPWRIPARLEALFLELFLFGMVSGGMGHLLDDATPSPRRIAVEFRSAYTRPAVLALQHGKLRCEEPDGTADVRLRFDPAVLVPMMFGRISRLRAALLGGVRIGGPRPWLLPAFLRTVRMP
- a CDS encoding sensor histidine kinase; translation: MARILPRSTRWRVALFAALASAVVLGLGSYWFVRSLRSGLDLAAVRVANEKVAAIAGLLEAGVSPTEVAGQLNYGGYRISLGKGKDSGCPERLDQGGTVVGKARVLGPGCVVGMPFPIDGGIESVTGTKGGKYFVQAQTALDPVGLETVANAEQLLWGGVPAAALFIGGVAWFAVRRSLRAVGALRAEVDGIRARDLGRRVPVPDSGDEITELAVTMNAMLARLDRSVQRQSQFTADASHELRTPLASMRTQLEVQLAHPDRLDWRHSFENAVLDVSRMETLTGDLLLLSKLDIDQPAGSTRIALADLLTEHLAARLPRDGVEVRTEIRADPVVQGHAGRLERVLRNLVDNAERHAASRVTITLTEAGGHGVLTVRDDGPGIPAEHRERVFDRFVRLDDDRAREDDGGSGLGLAIAAEIARTHGGTLRVAESTSGACLELRLPLA